Part of the Streptomyces sp. HSG2 genome, TCTACGAGGACCTCCGTTTCCCCTACAAACGCAACATCGCCGCCGTCGGTTTCACCCGGGACGAGATGACGCTGGAGGGCATCACCCGCGCGCAGATGCGGCCGGGTTGCTGGGACCCGGCCGAGCGGCTGAGGGACATGGACCTCAACCACGTCGAGGCGTCCCTGTGCTTCCCCACCTTCCCGCGCTTTTGCGGGCAGACCTTCGCCGAGGCCCGGGACAAGGAGGTCGCACTGGCCTGTGTGCGCGCGTACAACGACTGGATGGTCGAGGAGTGGTGCGGGGACAGCGGAGGCCGGTTGATCCCGCTCTGCCTGATCCCCCTGTGGGACGTGGGATTGGCGGTCGCCGAGATCCGACGGAACGCCGCGCGGGGAGTCCGGGCCGTCACCTTCTCGGAGATCCCCACCCACCTCGGGCTGCCCTCGATCCACTCCGGCTACTGGGACCCCTTCTTCGCCGTCTGCGAGGACACCGGGACCGTCGTGAGCATGCACATCGGCTCCAGCTCCCAGATGCCCGCCGCTTCCCCGGACGCCCCGCCCGCCGTCCAGGCCGCCCTCTCCTTCAACAACGCCATGGCCTCGATGGCCGACTTCCTCTTCAGCGGCGTCCTGGTCCGGTTCCCGCGGCTCCGGCTCGCCTACGCCGAGGGGCAGATGGGCTGGATCCCCTACGCGTTGGAGCGCGCCGACGCCGTCTGGGCCGAGCACCGGGCCTGGGGCGGGGTGCGCGACACCGTCCCAGAGCCGCCGTCGAGCTACTACTACCGGCAGATCTACTGCTGCTTCTTCCGCGATCTGCACGGAGTCGCCTCCCTGGACGCCGTCGGCCGGGACAACGCCACCTTCGAGACCGACTACCCGCACGTCGACTCCACCTTCCCGCACACCAGGGAGGTCGCCCTGGAACACACGCGGGGTCTCGACGACGAGACGGTGTGGAAGCTCCTGCGCGGCAACGCCATCCGGATGCTCGGCCTCGATCTCGACGCCGACCGGGTCGCGAACGCGGCTCCGGTCCGGTCCCCCGAAACGGCCCGGAGCCGTTCCGGTGAGCCGGGGGCCGGGCCGGGGGCCGGACCGACGGCGACCCAGGCGCTCTGATGGACCTCGCGGACACCGCTCGGGACGCGGAGTTCCGTGCCGGACTGCGCGCCTGGCTGGCGGGGGCGCTCGCCACCGCGCCCCCTGCCCCGCCCGCGCACGACTGGCCCGCGCGCCGCGCCCACGACCTCGGGTGGCAACGACGGTTGTACGACGCCGGCTACGGCGACGTGCACTGGGACGCCACGCCGGCCCGCCGGTTGATCTTCCTTGAGGAGACCGAGCGGGCCGGCGCCCCCTACGTGGGGGCCGGCTTCGTCGGGCTGCTGCACGCCGGACCGACGATCGCCGCGGAGGGAACGCCCGAGCAGCGCGAACGCTGGCTGCCGGCGATCCTGCGCGGTGAGGAGGTGTGGTGCCAGGGCTTCAGCGAACCGGAGGCCGGCTCGGACCTCGCGGCGCTGCGCACCCGGGCCCGACGCGACGGGGACCACTACGTGGTGACCGGCGCCAAGACGTGGACCTCGCACGCGCAGATCGCCGACTGGTGCGAACTGCTGGCGCGCACCGACCCGGACGCCCCCCGGCACCGGGGCATCAGCTGGCTGGCCCTGCCGATGGACGCGCCCGGGGTCACCGTTCGGCCCCTGCGCACCCTGGCCGGCTCGACCGAGTTCGCCCAGCTCTTCCTGGACGAGGTGCGGGTACCCGTGCGCAACCGCGTCGGGGCGGAGCACGACGGGTGGCGGGTCAGCCAGGTCACCCTGGGTTTCGAACGCGGCACGGCCTTCGCCGGGGAAGTGGTGGCGTGCCGAAGGACACTCGGCGAGATCGCCGCCGAGGCCCGGCGTGTCGGCCGTTGGGAGGAGGACCCCGTGACCCGTCGGCGTCTGGGCCGACTGCACGCGGAGTTCCGGGCGCTGTGGCGCCTCGTCCAGTGGAACGTCGGCGCCGCGGAGGCGGGCGGCGGCGTGCCGGGCGTCCGCGGCTCGATCTTCAAGCTCCGCTACGCGCGCGCCCGTCAGGCGCTGTACGACGCCGCGGCCGACGTCCTCGGCGCCGACAGCCTCGACCTCGACTGGCCGTGGACGCCGGAGCGCCTGTCCTCGCTGTCCTACACGATCGCCGCCGGGACCTCGGAGATACAGCTCGGCATCATCGCCGAGCGCGGCCTCGGCCTGCCGAAGGGGCGGTGAGCAGGGGTGCCGTTCCGGCTCACCGACGACCAGCACTCGCTCCGGCGCGCCGTGCGGGACCTCCTCGCGCGGCGCTGGGGGCCCGAGCAGCTTCGGCGCGCGGCGGAGGGGCCGCCGGTCCTCGACCGGGAGCTGTGGGGGGCTCTCGGGGCGATGGGCGTCTTCTCGCTCCGGTCGCCGCGGGCGGCGGGCGGGGCGGGACTGGGGCTGCCGGAGGCGACGCTGGTCTTCGAGGAGATCGGCCGGGCGCTGCTGCCCGGCCCCCTGGTGGCCACCCATCTCGCCGCCGGGGCGGTGCCGGGAGCCGCGAGCGGGCACACCGTGGTGACGACGGTGACCGGCGGCAGCCTGGTGGAGTGGTGGGAGGAGGCGGACGCCCTGTGGCCGGTGCCGGGCGGCGCCGAGAGCGAGGGGGTTCGGCCGAGGGCGGCGCTGCCGGACGCGGTCGCCCTGCGTTCGGTGGACCCGTCGACCCCGTTGCACCGGGTGCGGTCGGGTGGGTCGGGAGGCGGCTTGGGGCCGGAGGCCTGGCCCGACTCGGTCGGCGTCCTGCTGACCGCCGCCGAACAACTCGGCTCGGCCGATCACTGTCGCGGGCTGGCCGTGCAACACGCCCGGACACGAGAACAGTTCGGCCGGCCGATCGGGGCGTTCCAGGCGGTCGCCCACCGGTGCGCCGAGATGCTGGTGCGGACCGAGACGGCCCGCGTCGCCGTGTACGCCGCCGCGGTCACCGGGGACCCGGTGGACGTCGCCGCGGCCCGGCTGCTGGCCGACGAGGCCGCCGTCGGGTGCGCGAGGGACTGCCTACAGGTGTTCGGCGGCATGGGGTTCACCTGGGAGTCCGAGGTTCATCTTCGGCTGAAACGCGCCTGGGTG contains:
- a CDS encoding acyl-CoA dehydrogenase family protein, which translates into the protein MPFRLTDDQHSLRRAVRDLLARRWGPEQLRRAAEGPPVLDRELWGALGAMGVFSLRSPRAAGGAGLGLPEATLVFEEIGRALLPGPLVATHLAAGAVPGAASGHTVVTTVTGGSLVEWWEEADALWPVPGGAESEGVRPRAALPDAVALRSVDPSTPLHRVRSGGSGGGLGPEAWPDSVGVLLTAAEQLGSADHCRGLAVQHARTREQFGRPIGAFQAVAHRCAEMLVRTETARVAVYAAAVTGDPVDVAAARLLADEAAVGCARDCLQVFGGMGFTWESEVHLRLKRAWVRARRCGPVERSEEVLAEGLGEGGG
- a CDS encoding amidohydrolase family protein translates to MTTTPELPRIVSVDDHVIEPAHLFSTWLPERYRDRGPRPLTAGIGELAYVGGKYHFTMDPAGPAADWWVYEDLRFPYKRNIAAVGFTRDEMTLEGITRAQMRPGCWDPAERLRDMDLNHVEASLCFPTFPRFCGQTFAEARDKEVALACVRAYNDWMVEEWCGDSGGRLIPLCLIPLWDVGLAVAEIRRNAARGVRAVTFSEIPTHLGLPSIHSGYWDPFFAVCEDTGTVVSMHIGSSSQMPAASPDAPPAVQAALSFNNAMASMADFLFSGVLVRFPRLRLAYAEGQMGWIPYALERADAVWAEHRAWGGVRDTVPEPPSSYYYRQIYCCFFRDLHGVASLDAVGRDNATFETDYPHVDSTFPHTREVALEHTRGLDDETVWKLLRGNAIRMLGLDLDADRVANAAPVRSPETARSRSGEPGAGPGAGPTATQAL
- a CDS encoding acyl-CoA dehydrogenase family protein yields the protein MDLADTARDAEFRAGLRAWLAGALATAPPAPPAHDWPARRAHDLGWQRRLYDAGYGDVHWDATPARRLIFLEETERAGAPYVGAGFVGLLHAGPTIAAEGTPEQRERWLPAILRGEEVWCQGFSEPEAGSDLAALRTRARRDGDHYVVTGAKTWTSHAQIADWCELLARTDPDAPRHRGISWLALPMDAPGVTVRPLRTLAGSTEFAQLFLDEVRVPVRNRVGAEHDGWRVSQVTLGFERGTAFAGEVVACRRTLGEIAAEARRVGRWEEDPVTRRRLGRLHAEFRALWRLVQWNVGAAEAGGGVPGVRGSIFKLRYARARQALYDAAADVLGADSLDLDWPWTPERLSSLSYTIAAGTSEIQLGIIAERGLGLPKGR